Within the Candidatus Rokuibacteriota bacterium genome, the region GTACTTGACCCTGTCCCCAGAGGGGAGAGGGAGAGAGACCAGGCCCGGGTCGGGCTTGGCGGTGACGCCGTTGATCTTCCACCGGCCGCTCTCGGGCACCAGCTCGTAGAACGCCTCGATGCTGTTGCCGTTGGCGCCGCGGATCTTGACCGAGAGGTAGACGTGGCCGTTCGGCGCGACGGCGGATGCCGCGATGGTGGCGAAGGTCGAGTGGGCGATCTCCGGGTATCCCGTCTTGACCATCTGCTCGAAGGCGGGGCGGCTGAACTGCTCCTTGATCTCAGAGGACGCGAACGTGTACGCGGTGTCGAAGTCGCCCCTGCGGAATGCCTCGAGCTGTTTGATGACGGGCTCCGTCGCCTCTGTCGGCACGGGCTTCGCCGTCTGCGCCAGCGCGGGCAGCGCCGGAACAAGCAGGAGCAGCGCGAGGAGAAGAGCGTACATGGCCCTTTAGTGCATCACCGAGCCGCCATCTACGTTCAGCGCTTGTCCCGTGATATTCCTCGCTTCCTCGGAGGCGAGAAAGGTGGCGGCCCAGCCGATGTCCTCGGGCGTCTGCTCGCGCTTCAGGGGGATGATGTCGCCGACGCGCTTGTCGAAGACCTGGCGAGCCGTCATCCCCTTGAAGGCGGGGTTGGTGTCGGCGAGGTACTGGGCGAGCTTCTCCCAGAAGGCCGTCCACAGCACGCCGGGGCAGATCGCGTTGACGGTGATCCCATGCGCCGCCAGATCCTTGGCGAGCACGCGCGTGAAGGTGATGACGCCGCCCTTGGCGACCGAGTAGGGCGGCATGGTCTGGGCCGCCAGGGGCCCGGCGATCGAGGCAATGTTAATGATACGGCCCGCCTTCCGCTCGATGAAGTAGGGCGCGATCTCCTTGCACGTGAGGAAGACCGACTTGAGGTTGACCGCGTAGGTCTTGTCCCAGTCTTCTTCCGAATTGTTGGTAAAGGGCATGCCGGGGGCGGAGGCCATGCCGGCGTTGTTCACCAGGATGTCGATCCGGCCGAGATCTTTCTTGACTCGATCGATCGAGGCCTTGACGTCGGCGGCCTTGGTCACGTCACAGCGCATTGATACCGCATTGCGCCCGAGGGCCTGGACCTCCTTCACCACAGCCTCGGCGTTGGCGTCCTGGATGTCAGGGATGGCGATGTCGGCGCCCTCCTTGGCCATGCACAGGACTATCCCACGTCCGATGCCGGCGCCGCCGCCGGTCACCACCGCCACCTTGCCCTGAAGTCTCATCGCTTCGTCTCTCCTGTCGTGACTGCGTAGCGCTCCAGCACGGCGCGATCCACCTCGAGGCCGAGCCCGGGCCGGTCGGGGACCCCGATGATAGCACCGGCGCGCTTGAGCGGCTCGACCGCCAACTGTTCGCGGAAGGGATTGGGCGTCCTGTCGAGCTCGAACCAGAGCTCGCCCGGGTAGAGCGCCGCCGGATTCGGCGGCAGCGAGGCCGCCCATTGAACGCTCGCGTGGAGCCCCACCGCGCTGCCCCAGACGTGCGGATAGATCGTGACGCCCCACGTGTTGGCCAGCGCGGCGATGCGAGCGGCCTCGGTGAAGCCGCCGCAGCCGCAGATGTCCGGCTGGAGAATGTCCACGCAGCGGCGCGCGACGAGCGCGCGGAAGCCGAAGCGCGCGTACTCGGCCTCGCCGCCCGAGATGGGCATTTTGAGGGCCTGCTTCACCTGCAGGTAGCCGTCGAGATCCTCGGGCACCACCGGCTCCTCGAACCACGCGATGTCCAGGGGCTCGATGAGGCGACCGAGCCGGATGGCCGTCATGGCGTCGTAGGCGTGGTTGGCGTCGACCGCGAGGCGGCACTCGCGTCCGATCGCCTCGCGCACCGCGCGCGCATTGCGCGCGTCCTCCTCCACTCCGAAGCCGACCTTGAGCTTCATTAAGTGAAACCCGTCGTTGATATAGGCGCGCGCCTCGGCGGCGAGCGCGGCGGCGTGGTCGGGGACGTCGTGCCGGTAGAGTCCCGTCGCGTACGCCGTCAGCTGAGTGCGGAACAGGCCGCCCAGGAGCTTGGCCACGGGCTGGCCGAGAATTTTGCCCTTGAGGTCCCACAGCGCGATGTCCACCGCGGACAGGGCCGCCACGGGGAAGCCCGTGCGGCCGTAGTCGCGCATCGCCGCGTAGAGCTCTTCCCAGATGACGGTCGTGTCCATGGGGTCGCGGCCGATGAGCCGCGGCGCGTAGAGCTCGTCGATGATGGTCTTGCTCGGCGCCGGCGGCCCGTAGGCTTCGCCCCAGCCCGAGCGGCCGTCGTCGGCCACGATCTCGACCAGCATGGCCGTCCGAGAGGCGATCCGGGCTTGAGAATATGCGAACGCCTCGGCCGGTGTCAGCTCCACGCGCAGATGGTAGGTCC harbors:
- a CDS encoding DUF4864 domain-containing protein — encoded protein: MYALLLALLLLVPALPALAQTAKPVPTEATEPVIKQLEAFRRGDFDTAYTFASSEIKEQFSRPAFEQMVKTGYPEIAHSTFATIAASAVAPNGHVYLSVKIRGANGNSIEAFYELVPESGRWKINGVTAKPDPGLVSLPLPSGDRVKYPPLPSGERVG
- a CDS encoding SDR family NAD(P)-dependent oxidoreductase, encoding MRLQGKVAVVTGGGAGIGRGIVLCMAKEGADIAIPDIQDANAEAVVKEVQALGRNAVSMRCDVTKAADVKASIDRVKKDLGRIDILVNNAGMASAPGMPFTNNSEEDWDKTYAVNLKSVFLTCKEIAPYFIERKAGRIINIASIAGPLAAQTMPPYSVAKGGVITFTRVLAKDLAAHGITVNAICPGVLWTAFWEKLAQYLADTNPAFKGMTARQVFDKRVGDIIPLKREQTPEDIGWAATFLASEEARNITGQALNVDGGSVMH
- a CDS encoding mandelate racemase/muconate lactonizing enzyme family protein; protein product: MKIEKVRTYHLRVELTPAEAFAYSQARIASRTAMLVEIVADDGRSGWGEAYGPPAPSKTIIDELYAPRLIGRDPMDTTVIWEELYAAMRDYGRTGFPVAALSAVDIALWDLKGKILGQPVAKLLGGLFRTQLTAYATGLYRHDVPDHAAALAAEARAYINDGFHLMKLKVGFGVEEDARNARAVREAIGRECRLAVDANHAYDAMTAIRLGRLIEPLDIAWFEEPVVPEDLDGYLQVKQALKMPISGGEAEYARFGFRALVARRCVDILQPDICGCGGFTEAARIAALANTWGVTIYPHVWGSAVGLHASVQWAASLPPNPAALYPGELWFELDRTPNPFREQLAVEPLKRAGAIIGVPDRPGLGLEVDRAVLERYAVTTGETKR